In Candidatus Methanoperedens sp., the genomic window GTTAGTTTCTCCATTGTGTTCTTATCCTAACAGATTGTTTGATTTAGACTGTCAAATTTCTCCATATTGTCCTGAGGGCTTTATACCCCAGCATTACTAGACGCATACCCCAGTAGGATTACCCCAAACGGAAGGGGCAGCACGAGGCAATTTATGATGTAACTTCTTGTCACAAAGGATTTACAGGATCGACAGGATACGATTTTATTAGCAAATCCTATTTATCCAGTCAAATAATACTTGATTTTCTTCTGAAATCCAGATGCCCGCAGATATGCATTTTTTGACCGCCTATATCATGAAAAATACCGGGTGCGACCCGGAGTACGGCCAAAGCATTGGTTCATGATGCTGATAAATGCACATTAACATGTTAGAAAAAGTATATGTATAAGGGAATGTTTACCTGAATAAATTAAAAAAAGTATCAACCTGGATTTACCAGCGGTGGTGTTCCAAATTTGAAACAAGTGGTATTACAGCAATTATCAGTACTGAACAGCGGGTCAGGGCAGCTTAAGGGAAGATTTTGAGGAGAGATTGGATGAAAATACTTTTGACCTCTATTGTGGATTTGAAGAAATCACAGCACAACAGACCGCATGAGCTGGTGAAATATTTATCCAGGAAGCATGAAATCACTGCGTTGAGCATCAATGACTGGTGGAAGGGAGGGCCGGAGGAAATAAAATCGTTTGTAGGGATAGTTACAGCAAATCATATTTCACTACCTAAGGCGGTGTCATTTTGAAAATACTGATCGCATGTTCGACTATTGATTTGAAGTATAAATTAGGCTGTACGCCGTCATGGTGGCAATTGTTCAAAGCACTTCACGAAACTGGTAATGAAGTTATTGTTGTACCCTATCTTGGCGATCCGGTTAATTCATTGTGGTGGAGAACCTATCCAAACCCATGTTCATGGGAGAGCAAACTTTATAATTCATATTTAGATAGAAAGAAAAAACAATGCAATCTTTCGAAGCATAATGCGAAGAATGATACTTTAATAAACAGATTTGCAGAAAAACATGTGAAAAACAAATGGGAAAGACATCTTTTGAATATATTTGATAAAGAGAAGGATATTGATGCTTTACTGTTTGTAAATGTGCCTTTAAACCATATCAAAGGGATACCTTCAAGAATTCGAGAGGAATATCATATACCAGTTGCATATTTCGATGGCGATATGCCTACGATCCTTCCCCAATATGCTGTTGACAGGGGATTCAAATTCAATTATTATGTTAATGCTGATCTTTCCGAGTATGATGCATTTTTCACGAATTCAAAAGGTGTTATTCCTGATCTTGAAAAAATGGGAGCGAGGAATGTTAATCCTCTTTATTATGCCATAGACCCGGATTATTTTAAGCCTGTTGAAGTAAAAAAAAGCATCGACGTTTCTTTCTTCGGCTATGGGAGTGAATATCGCGAGGATTGGATAACAAAGATGATAACGGACCCATCAATAAAATTAACACATTTAAATTTCTCTATTGGAGGTGGCGGCTTTAAAATGAATTTAGGAACGGCAAATTTGATCGGGGATCTTTCTTATGGCGGGTTCAGGGAGTTCTGCTGTAAAAGTAAGATCAGTTTAAATATCACACGGTGGTCTCATACCAATGTTTACGCTTCATCAACTGCAAGACCTTTTGAGTTAGCAGGCTATGGCTCATGTATTGTTTCCCAGCCGTACAATGGGATCGATGAATGGTTCGATGTGGGTAAAGAATTGATCGTGGTCAATGGCGAAGATGAGGCAATTGAAGCTTATAAATGGCTGCTGGATTCTGATGATGAGCAAGCGCAAATTGGTGAAAGAGCACGGCAGCGGGTGCTGGCAGGACATACGTACAGGCACAGGGCGCAGACGGTTGTTGGGATGATGAAAAATATAAAAATTGGTTGAGGGAATTCTTTTGGAGAACGATCATAATATCAGGGATGACAGGAAAGGACTCGAAAAGATAGGCTTGATAAAAAAAGTGTTATTAGGCTCTGCTATGTACTCCCCCTCATCTGCATTTAAGAAGTTTGTCTTTAAAATGCTTGGTGCTGATATAGGGAAAAATGTATATTTCGGCCCAGGTTCCTTGATCTTATCAGAGGATTTTCATAATATATGTATTGCTGATGGTGTTTTTGTAGCGCCTGGGGTATTTATCCAAGTCAATAGGTTATCTGTGGGTGAAAACTCACACATAGGTTTCCAGTCTCTTCTTGTTGGTGAATCACTTAATATTGGTGCTGGATGCAATATAAGCAACAGGGCATTCATTGAATGCTCGTATTCTCCTGTGGTCATAGAAGATGATGTAACAATAGGCGCAAGTGTTATGATCTCCTCCCATGATGGTGCATACAGGCAGACGCACTGTCTTGCTATGAAAAGCGCACCTATATTGATCAAGAAAAGAGCGTTTATTGGAAATAATGCAATAATATTGCCGGGGATTAGGATTGGTGAAAAAGCTATTGTGGGTGCAGGGGCAGTTGTGACTAAGAATGTTGAAGGGATGGCTGTTGTAGGCGGTGTGCCTGCGAGGGTGATTAAAAGGATTGATGGAGAATTAAGTTAAAAAGTTGATTTGCGGTTTTAAAGGTAGTTTTGACATATGACTGGTAAAAAAAATGAGATAAATAAAACTGAATCAGATGAGTATATAATTGTTGCTCCACCATCCTCTGAATTTAAAGGCAATATAATCAATCTTAAAGACCTGCCAAGAGTTTCTTTTTGTATACCTACCTTGAACAATGAAGATACCTTAGATGAGTGTCTGAATAGTATAATCAATCAAGAATATCCAGAATTAGAGATAATAATAGTTGATGGTCATTCGAAGGATCGAACAATTGAAATCGCTAAGAAATATACTGAAAAAATCTATTTTGATGATGGGTTATTGGGGAGTGCAAGACAAACTGGTGTAGAGAATTCAACAGGTCAAATATTAGCTTTATTTGATTCGGATATAATAATACCCCATAAAAATTGGTTGGTAAATGCAATCAAATATTTCAACTATAGCAATAATGTTAGCACGGTCTGGCCTGTAAATGTTGCACCCCCAAACGGATCTCTAACTGTGCGATTATATTTTAACCAATGGAGAGTAATCATAGAGGATAGAATTAAGAATAAGCGAGGTTTGTATGGTGGAGGTAATGCACTATTTTTAAAAAAATCCATCGAAGATATCGGAGGGATAAACAGATCACTTCATTGGGGTGAGGACTTTGATTGGGCACAAAAGCTAAAGGAACGCAGGTATCAGGTTATTTTTATCAGAGATCCATTATATCATGATACAATGCAATCATTGGGAGAATTTGCAGTAAAACAGTTTACTGGCGCAAAGACTTTCACATCTACGGGTTTTCAATTGATGAAGCTTTCAGCGAGCGATATATTTTATGAGCAAATTATTTTGGGCGCAAAAGGTATGGCTAAAGGATTAGTTGTAGATCGAGATGTTTCATGGGTACTTTTCCCTTTGATTGTGCTTATAAGGGTGAGCGCGTATTCATATATATGCGCTAAAAATATATTATTTTCAGGGGATTAAATAATGTTGAATGAAAGAGTGAATTATGCTAGTTTACAGCTAGAATATTTAGATCCAAATAGTCTGGTTTATAAAAAACTAAGGATAATTGATAAATATATAAATAAAAGTCATTCACTTTTAGATATTGGTGCAGGTACAGGGGAATTAATCAAATTAGAAAAACAAAAATTTGAGATGATCTATGGAATTGACGTAGATGGAGAGTCAGCCGAGGCATGCACTGAATTATTTAAAAAAGATGAACACATTCGAATACTACATGGCAGTATCGATATTCTGGAAAGCTCATTGGCTAACATAAAATTTGAATATATAACATGTTTAGATGTCTTAGAACACATTGAAATGAATAGATGTGGGGAATATTTAAAGAAAATATATAAGCTTCTTGAAGATGATGGAATATTTTTGTTTAGTGGCCCAGGTATATTTGAAAAAATCAGGATATTTATGGGGAGATCTCCAACACATTTGCATTCGCATTCATCTTATGGCTGGAAAAAAATGATTCAAGAAGCTGGTTTCAATATATTGAGCATTGAAACAGTTGAATTTCCAATGATACACAGTGATTTTTTACGAAAAAATGTGCACATTTTTGGGAAATGCTGCTTAATAGTTTCCAAGAAAGTATCATCTTCGGAGAAGTGTGAATGAAAATTCTTCAAGTAATATCTTCATTTCCTCCGGCGTATGCATACGGTGGGCCCACTAGGGTAACCTACGACATTTCAAGAGAGCTTGTAAAGAAAGGGCATGAAGTTACAGTATATACTACTGATGTATTTAATGCACGTTCTCGTTTTAAATATGAGACAAATCCAATGAAAATAGATGGAATTGAAGTATATCATTTTAATAATATAAGTAACAGACTTGCTCATAAAAACTTAGCTATGGCTCCAATAATGGCTTTTGAATTAAATAGAACTATTAAAAATTTTGATGTGATACATTTGCATGAGTATCGATCTTTTCAGGCAATACTTGTTCATTATTATAGTAAAAAATATAATATACCATATATTTTACAACCACATGGGACTATCCCAATAATCAGTAAAACCAAACAAAAAAAAAGTTTCGATTTGCTTTTCGGTCACTCTATAGTTAAAGATACAAGTAAAATAATAGCGACCTCAAGGATTGAATCTAATCAATATTGTACTGTGTTCCCTGAATTGGACAAAGAAAAAGTTATTCACATACCAAACGGCATTAGCATGGAAACATATCAGAATTTACCGAAAAAAGGACAATTTAAAAAGAAATATTCAATAAAAACAGATGAAAAAATAATACTATTTATGAGCAGGGTACATGAAAGAAAAGGTGCTGACATTCTTGTAGAAGCATTTAGTAAATTAAAAAATGATTTTGAAAAAGTAAAACTTGTTATTGCTGGACCCGACGAGGGTTATTTACAAAAATTAAAACAAATTGTGAATAAATTATGGATTAATGATGATGTAATATTTACAGGAACGCTCCTTGAACCGGATAAATTTATGGCTTATGTTGATGCAGATGTTTTCGTATTGCCATCAAAAGATAAGTACGAATCTTTTGGAAATGTCGTTTTGGAGGCATGTGCGTGTGGCAAACCTGTGGTAGTTACGAATAATTGTGGCGTATCTGAATGGATTGGTGAAGATGTAGGATACACAATCGAATGTGACAAAGACCAGTTGAAGGATGCAATTTTGAAAGTTTTGATAGATGACAGATTAATGAGGAAATTCGGTGAAGAAGGGAGAAAGCTAGTGGAGAATAATTTTGATTTGAAAATAATTATTACGTATTACGAAAAAATTTATGAAGGTATTAAACATCCAAATGAACGAAAGGAAACAACACAATGAGAATATTATTTGTTCCATCAGGAAGTTTAAAATCTATTAATACATTTGAGCATGGTGGGGCTGAATCGCAGATATACGGCATTTCAAAGGAAATTATTAAAAAAGGACACGAGGTCTATGTGACAGGACTTTTTGATGGATTTAAAGATAATGAATCAATAGCAATTGTTGACGGAATACAATTCATCAATATCGGAACGCCTCATCTCAAAGATAAAAGTGGACATCATATCATGTCTACAATTGGCACATTGCTATATTCTAAAGCTGTGACCAAAAAGATTAAACAAATCAACCCAGATGTAATAAGTTTAAATGAACGTTTTTCAGCGTACTTTTCATCTAATTTAAATATACCAAAAACTTTTACAACTCACAATCCAGATGGCATGGCATTTTACAAAGACTTTGCCATAGAAAGCAATCGATTAAATTATGTTTTTTTTGATGTTAAAAGAAGGATAGAAGAAAAAGTCATGTCTCGTTCGGACACAATCATTGCATTAACCAACAGCATTCGAGATTATTTACAGGAGTGTGGCTTTACAAATACCTGTATAATCCCCAACGCAGTAGATGCCAAAAAATACACAAATAGGGGTGACGAAAATTTTATTTTATTCGCAGGGAGATTGGATAAGGTAAAAGGAATACAATATTTAATCGAAGCATTTTCTGAATTAATTAATGATTTTGATTCAGATTTATTAATTGTTGGTTCTGGCCCAGACGAAATGAGACTCAAAAAAATAGTAAAATCAAAGAATATGGCTGATCGGGTACATTTTATACCAATGGTTGGTAAAAATGAGTTAAGAGGTTTTTTGTCGAAATGTTCTGTTTTTGTTTTGCCCTCATTATTTGAATCGTTTGGAATAGTCATGATTGAAGCAATGGCTTCAGGTAAGCCTGTAATTGCAAGTGACATTCCAGGTCCAAGAGATGTGATAAAACATGAGTATGATGGATTTTTATTTAAGAGGGAAAATGTAGGTGAATTAAAGAAGTATCTTTACTTGTGTCTCTCTGATGAAAAATTACGGAGAAAAATCGGCACCAATGGAAGAAAAACAATTGAAGGTAGATATACATTTGACAAAATAGCTAATCAATATTTAAAAGTATATGGAAACTTATTATGCTTTCAACAAAAATAGGACACCTCCCAGTAGTACCAAAAGTTGTGATTATAATCATAAATTGGAACGGGAAACAGGACACAATCGAATGTTTGACCTCTCTAAAAAAAATAGATTATTCAAATTTTGAAATAATAATAGTTGATAATGCTTCAACGGATGGATCCATAGAATGTTTCAGAGAAACCTTCCCAGAAGTAACTTTAATAGGGAATTTGCAGAATTTAGGATTCTCAGGGGGATTTAATGTGGGTATTCAGAAGGCGATAGAACGGGCAGCAGATTATGTCCTATGCTTAAACAACGACACAATCCTAGATAGAGGTTTCTTAAAGGAATTAGTAATTGTCGGAGAACAGAACAACGATATAGGAGGTTTGGGGCCCAAAGAATATGATTATTCTAATCCTAAGAAAATCATTTACGCAGGTGGAAAAATTGGACTCATAAGGAGCAAAAATTATAGATGTGGAGAAATTGATACGGGACAATGCGAAAAATATATTAAGACTGAAATGCTATGTGGAGCAGCTATAATGCTGAAGACAAAAGCGTTATTGAATATTGGCCTTTTCGACTCAGATTATTTCTTTGGTAGTGAGGATAAGGACATAGCTATTCGGTTAATGAGAAGTGGATACAATATTATGTATGTGCCATCAGCAAAATTCTGGCATAAGAGGAGAGGTTCAACCAGCGGAAAAATTGGACCGCTAAATGTCTATTTCTATTTAAGAAATTATTTGTTATTAGTCAGAAAGAACTATGA contains:
- a CDS encoding glycosyltransferase, producing the protein MKILIACSTIDLKYKLGCTPSWWQLFKALHETGNEVIVVPYLGDPVNSLWWRTYPNPCSWESKLYNSYLDRKKKQCNLSKHNAKNDTLINRFAEKHVKNKWERHLLNIFDKEKDIDALLFVNVPLNHIKGIPSRIREEYHIPVAYFDGDMPTILPQYAVDRGFKFNYYVNADLSEYDAFFTNSKGVIPDLEKMGARNVNPLYYAIDPDYFKPVEVKKSIDVSFFGYGSEYREDWITKMITDPSIKLTHLNFSIGGGGFKMNLGTANLIGDLSYGGFREFCCKSKISLNITRWSHTNVYASSTARPFELAGYGSCIVSQPYNGIDEWFDVGKELIVVNGEDEAIEAYKWLLDSDDEQAQIGERARQRVLAGHTYRHRAQTVVGMMKNIKIG
- a CDS encoding acyltransferase, which gives rise to MENDHNIRDDRKGLEKIGLIKKVLLGSAMYSPSSAFKKFVFKMLGADIGKNVYFGPGSLILSEDFHNICIADGVFVAPGVFIQVNRLSVGENSHIGFQSLLVGESLNIGAGCNISNRAFIECSYSPVVIEDDVTIGASVMISSHDGAYRQTHCLAMKSAPILIKKRAFIGNNAIILPGIRIGEKAIVGAGAVVTKNVEGMAVVGGVPARVIKRIDGELS
- a CDS encoding glycosyltransferase — protein: MTGKKNEINKTESDEYIIVAPPSSEFKGNIINLKDLPRVSFCIPTLNNEDTLDECLNSIINQEYPELEIIIVDGHSKDRTIEIAKKYTEKIYFDDGLLGSARQTGVENSTGQILALFDSDIIIPHKNWLVNAIKYFNYSNNVSTVWPVNVAPPNGSLTVRLYFNQWRVIIEDRIKNKRGLYGGGNALFLKKSIEDIGGINRSLHWGEDFDWAQKLKERRYQVIFIRDPLYHDTMQSLGEFAVKQFTGAKTFTSTGFQLMKLSASDIFYEQIILGAKGMAKGLVVDRDVSWVLFPLIVLIRVSAYSYICAKNILFSGD
- a CDS encoding class I SAM-dependent methyltransferase, with the translated sequence MLNERVNYASLQLEYLDPNSLVYKKLRIIDKYINKSHSLLDIGAGTGELIKLEKQKFEMIYGIDVDGESAEACTELFKKDEHIRILHGSIDILESSLANIKFEYITCLDVLEHIEMNRCGEYLKKIYKLLEDDGIFLFSGPGIFEKIRIFMGRSPTHLHSHSSYGWKKMIQEAGFNILSIETVEFPMIHSDFLRKNVHIFGKCCLIVSKKVSSSEKCE
- a CDS encoding glycosyltransferase; its protein translation is MKILQVISSFPPAYAYGGPTRVTYDISRELVKKGHEVTVYTTDVFNARSRFKYETNPMKIDGIEVYHFNNISNRLAHKNLAMAPIMAFELNRTIKNFDVIHLHEYRSFQAILVHYYSKKYNIPYILQPHGTIPIISKTKQKKSFDLLFGHSIVKDTSKIIATSRIESNQYCTVFPELDKEKVIHIPNGISMETYQNLPKKGQFKKKYSIKTDEKIILFMSRVHERKGADILVEAFSKLKNDFEKVKLVIAGPDEGYLQKLKQIVNKLWINDDVIFTGTLLEPDKFMAYVDADVFVLPSKDKYESFGNVVLEACACGKPVVVTNNCGVSEWIGEDVGYTIECDKDQLKDAILKVLIDDRLMRKFGEEGRKLVENNFDLKIIITYYEKIYEGIKHPNERKETTQ
- a CDS encoding glycosyltransferase family 4 protein, whose amino-acid sequence is MRILFVPSGSLKSINTFEHGGAESQIYGISKEIIKKGHEVYVTGLFDGFKDNESIAIVDGIQFINIGTPHLKDKSGHHIMSTIGTLLYSKAVTKKIKQINPDVISLNERFSAYFSSNLNIPKTFTTHNPDGMAFYKDFAIESNRLNYVFFDVKRRIEEKVMSRSDTIIALTNSIRDYLQECGFTNTCIIPNAVDAKKYTNRGDENFILFAGRLDKVKGIQYLIEAFSELINDFDSDLLIVGSGPDEMRLKKIVKSKNMADRVHFIPMVGKNELRGFLSKCSVFVLPSLFESFGIVMIEAMASGKPVIASDIPGPRDVIKHEYDGFLFKRENVGELKKYLYLCLSDEKLRRKIGTNGRKTIEGRYTFDKIANQYLKVYGNLLCFQQK
- a CDS encoding glycosyltransferase family 2 protein; the protein is MLSTKIGHLPVVPKVVIIIINWNGKQDTIECLTSLKKIDYSNFEIIIVDNASTDGSIECFRETFPEVTLIGNLQNLGFSGGFNVGIQKAIERAADYVLCLNNDTILDRGFLKELVIVGEQNNDIGGLGPKEYDYSNPKKIIYAGGKIGLIRSKNYRCGEIDTGQCEKYIKTEMLCGAAIMLKTKALLNIGLFDSDYFFGSEDKDIAIRLMRSGYNIMYVPSAKFWHKRRGSTSGKIGPLNVYFYLRNYLLLVRKNYEQHEFVIALLPFIFVHIPFFILVSPDRKKCLNSIIMAIKWHIDPKSLPEDVEIVKKLR